Genomic window (Mycolicibacterium smegmatis):
CCATGTCGAGCGCGAGTGCCGCGAGCGCCTCGGCGTGGTCGGTGCGGGGCTCGGGGATGCCGCCGACCACCATGTACGAATCGCCGCTGGTCTTGACCTTCTCCAGGCAGTGCTGCTCGACGAGCGCATCGAGATCGGTGTAGAGCGTGTCGAGGAACCGCACCAGATCACACGGCGCGGTCTCGCTGGCGCGTTTGGTGTAGCCGGCGATGTCGGCGAACAGGATCGAGGCGTCGTCGTATCGGTCGGCGATGATGGTGCGCGCCGGGTCTTTGAGCCGTGTCGCGATCGTGGCGGGAAGAATGTTCGCGAGCAACTTCTCCGAGCGCTGGTACTCGGCCTCCATCGCGTCCTCGGCGCGCGCGATCTCGCGTAGCGCCGACCACACGGTCGCGACCACCATCACCGCGGCCGACACCGTGGAGATCACGAATCCGACGCTCAAGGTCCAGTGCGGGCCCAGACCCCGGTCGTCGGGCGCGAGGAACTCCAGCGCGATGGTGGCGGCGATGCCGACCGCGACGAGCGACGCGGCCAGCACGATCCGCTCGACACCGAGGACGAGGACGACGAGCGACGCCGAGACCAGGAAGTAGAACTGGAGTCCGGAGTCGGTGCCGATCTCGTAACACATGAGCGTCACCGACACGTAGGCGATGACGATGAACGTCAACGGCGCGAGGAGTTCACCGAACCTGTGCAGCAGCGGGACCGCCATGAACAGGCCCGCGAAGACCAGGTTGAGGAAACCGAGCCGCCAGAGTTCCGCGCCGACCGCGAGTTGGAAGATCCCGAAGAGCGTCGTGACGGCCGCCGCGATCCACGTCGCGACGGCGAGCACGCGTTGTCTGCCGGCAACCCTGTCGGCGTAGTGCCGCGTGCGGGCGGGCACGCGGTTGTCGAGCGCCAGTTCGGGCATGCAGACCGAGCGCGGACCGTCGCTGAGGACCACAGTCGAAGCCTATGCCCGCGCTGTGTGCCCCGGTCGTCGATTTCGCAGCATCGTCGATGGCGCGACGTTCGCCCGGCTTTGCGGCTTCGCTGTGCCAGCAAACCTCGCCGAGCTGATCATGTGGCACAATGGAGGCTTCAAGTGA
Coding sequences:
- a CDS encoding adenylate/guanylate cyclase domain-containing protein, which gives rise to MPELALDNRVPARTRHYADRVAGRQRVLAVATWIAAAVTTLFGIFQLAVGAELWRLGFLNLVFAGLFMAVPLLHRFGELLAPLTFIVIAYVSVTLMCYEIGTDSGLQFYFLVSASLVVLVLGVERIVLAASLVAVGIAATIALEFLAPDDRGLGPHWTLSVGFVISTVSAAVMVVATVWSALREIARAEDAMEAEYQRSEKLLANILPATIATRLKDPARTIIADRYDDASILFADIAGYTKRASETAPCDLVRFLDTLYTDLDALVEQHCLEKVKTSGDSYMVVGGIPEPRTDHAEALAALALDMAAAVADLTDPEGRRVPLRIGLAAGPVVAGVVGARRFFYDVWGDAVNVASRMESTDVEGRIQVPDDMCLRLRHAFVLEERGEVEVKGKGVMRTWYLVGRRDGERAPLRTGDARSESVGNPAGG